The sequence TCTTCACCTCAGACAAAGAAGTCTTTGTTGTTTATTAAAATTTTCAGCTAATTCTCGTGCCAATCTCCTATTTCGTCATCAAAATATCACATGGAACATCACTGTAGTCATCCTCCCATTGCTTCAAACCATGTGCATTAGTTTGTCGGCTGACCTGGTCTTCTCCTTCGGGTTCCAGGTTGTTGAGAGCATCCGGTCTGCTGGCGGTGGGAAGAAATCCAGGTAACTCGTGACTAAGTCAAGgcttttaaagaaaacatttaaaGGCTGAGAGAAGTTCTTCCGGACGCGTGTCCGGACGAGGATGCCTTTAGAGAATTTTAGTCTTCTCGACTCAATTCAGAGTAAGACTCTTAAGCTTCTAGTCATATGGCAAGTCTGTTTTTGTCTATTAAGATTTCATTACCATGTTTCCAATCTGAATGTTGGATTACCGCTTAATTACTTTTATAGGCTTAAAGATCAATCCCCaatcatatgataaaatattttttgtgtCTATGATGACATGCACAAATTACTTCATGTGACACACCTTGATATGCGAACTCTAGTAGTGTAAATGAGCTGAACATAAGCAAGCTGAACCTAGCTCGAGTTTGGTTCAAATTACTCAAGGGCCAACTCAAGCACATTTTAAGCTACCGATGGTCCAGCTTATGATCAATTAATTTTGAAAAGGAAACATTCATTGGTGTGGTTGAAGGGAGTACCAAATTGACAATTTTCTAATGGGACTTTTGCAGCACAAGTCCGTAGACTAAAGCCAGATCTTGACCTcatcattcttgatattattccCATACTGCGACGCACTATTAGGGGAATAAAAGTAGGATGGAGAGCCGATCTTGAAGGTTTGGGGCATTTTTGATTTTTGAGACCTAGGAGGATTTTGATGGGCTTGTGATGATATGGAAAGAGGGAGCAGGATTACATGTAAACTAGGGTTTCATAGAACTTGATGTCTAAAATCATTTAGATCATGATCATGCGTGCCCAATACAATCATacccgacctatttattaaacatattATAGCCGAATTGGTTTATCCGTTTAATGAAGAGGTAATGCTTGATCCGGAATTCTGATTCATTTACTAAATATGTTGAATATGCATTGATAGTTTTCCTATAGTACCCATGTCTCAACTTGACACAAACCAAATCCCTCATCAATTACACCCCTAAATGCACATTCTCCTTGCCAATTTAGCCTAAAATATGTTTGCAAATAAACATGTAATATGTTGGTATATGTCATTTTCTGCTCTCGCCTGTTTGTGCTGAATTTCACCGAATTTCCGGATCTTCAATTGAGTTTATCTGATTTAACTCTGAACTAGTTTGGTTTAGTTATGTTCTGTTTTCAAGAGTTGGGAAGCGATCATGATCGATCGGATCGGCTCCATGTCAATGCAAGACACGCTATTTTGCTTTATGCATaagttccattttttttttgacctaaAAGGACTTGTAAATTGGGGACAGCAGATATTTCCATTTAATTAACAAACTGGTTTTAAAATGTAGGTTTGTGTAAGGGAAGGTTTGATGTTGCTGGAATCCTTTATACCACAGTAAGTATTATTCTACCATCAAAGCATTAGCCTGGActcattataaagaaaaaaaaggcagaagaaaagaagaaacataCAGTGACATGCAAATTTACATCATGAGATGTGGCACCACATTATCTCAAACTCTTTGTCCTCAATGACCAACTCCATGCATCTCCACTCTCAACACCTCCATAGGTACTCCCATCtttaatatacatgcatactcACTTAGCTTCTCGATCTAAGGGATCAAATATATATACTAATGTAAAATTGATAAACTACATGGTATCAGAAAAATGTGTTTGATTATGCATCCATCAAGAATAGATAGAAACAGGTGAAATCTTCAACAAACAAGCAAGTTCTCCCCCAATTAGCTTTGACCCGGAGTCACTAAAATGAATCCTACAACAGGCAGTTGGACCTTTAGAATAGAGGAGCACTATAATCTTGCAAATAAAGTCCAGCATCCCAACCTTGACAATATTTGTTTTGAGTCTCAAACCAAGAGATAAAGAACCACCTTCCTATAGTTCAAGCAACCCATGAGTCCATGACATGTAGCCACTACAACATAGCATGGATTCGTCAAATTTTAGGTCATGTCTGTCTTTGACGTGGAAAGCAGAACCATGAACTGGAGCAGAGCATCAGAGACCTCAAAGCTGATATGGGAGTAGAGTGTGGAAATAAGGCAAGCAGTCCTAAGGTCAAAGCAGCATTTGGTGTGCGACAGGAGGAATGGTCATATTTCCTGACATGCTCGGTTACAAAATCAGAATCGAAATCGAAATGGAATTTGAATACTAGATAAGAGTTCGAATTAAATTTTGGAGGATTGAAAATATTTCCTAATCTCTCTGAAACCGAAATGAGAATGGAACTCTATCCAACCAAACAAATAAAATGAAAGTCACTCGTTCTCATTTTCATTGCAGAGCCTAACTTTCTCTAACCAAACATTGCCATATAGTGGCTGACATATAATCCATATTTTATGTCTGCAATGACTACTACAGCTATGAATACTACATAGTGGTCTACATAAAATACTCAAAACGTTTTGAGATTTTAATATGTTAGTTAACTAAAACTAAAGTAattataatcaatatttttcccATGCAACAATCAGTCATTCGCTGCAACGGACCAGAATCACCCGGCAATGCAGCTGATGCCTTCAATTACAACCGCATGAAAGAACCAAAACGAAAGCATTGCAAATCAAGGGATGTAACTAAGCAGAGTCTCATTGAGCTTGGCCTGATTAGGCTCAGCTTGAAAATGCTATCGAGGGTACAAATATGTTTGAGCTCAGTAATTTTACCATTGAGCTTGACTGAGCATCAGCACAGCCTACTTTGGGCTTCTTAGTCCATTAAATTAGACGAGAGCAAGACCAAGTGCAAGCTAAACTGAAACCAGATTGGGCCTGTTTCGTAGTTTGTAATAATTGGACATCCATCCGAAGACAATTCGGCTCAGCAGGGTCCCATTTTGGACATTAGATTGGCTCGGGCTGAAGCCTGAGTCagctcagaaaatgattcaaacATTGAAAAATTGACTCAGGACTTAGGCCAGCAGAGATCCAACGTCAGGAAAGGTATTCGACCTACTTACAACAAATTAAATagataaatacaaattacaataTTATTTTACCTATCCTATTAATTTAACTATATATACAAGGATTATTTAATACTTCTGTTACGATAACTCACAAGTTTAAAAGTTAAGTCCGTCAATTCCGGAGGAATTGCTCAGGGTGGAGGAAACAGTATCTTGCGAGCCAAATAAAGTCTTAGATCAAACCCAAGACGGTTAACTTTATATATTTGTTTGGAAATAGTAGATGGACAAGACAAAACAAGAATGGaacaaaagaaggaaggaaaaagGGGGGAAAACCGAAAACCTCAGCGTAAATAATCCTTGGCCACCGGCGAACCGAGAGCAAGCCCGCCGGCACCACCAAGCATCATCTTCTCCACCAAGCCGGCAAGTTTGGCGTGGCTAGCGGTCCACGCCTCCGCGACTTCGGCCTcctcggcctcggcctcccTCCGGACCGCGAAAAGCCGCTCCCTCCACTCCTCCTCCAACCTGTCGAGCcaggcggcctcctcctcccgaAAGCGCCGGATCttggcctccacctcctccacctTCTCCCGCATCTTTCTTGCCTTCTCCGTCTCCATCTGCTGCTCCAGCCTGCTCAGCCGCCACGCCGCCTCCTTCCGGTGCTGCGCCCAGCACCGCCgcccctcctccacctccgagcACAGCTGCACCAGCgccggcagcagcagcagccacCCCTCCGGCCGGGAGAGCGAGAGGCTGAGGGAGGGAGGCGACGGCGAGGACGGGGACGACGAGgaacaggaggaggaggaggcgggggcGAAGAGGAGAGGATTAGGCAGGACGAGGgaggggagaggaggaagatgggaAGGGGGCGGGAGGACGTGCTTCTCGGCGAAGGTTTCGAGGATGTGCTCGTAGGCGGAGGTGGTTCCATGGTGGAGGGGTTGCTCAGAGGAGGCTTTGGCGGCGGCCTTGAGCTGCTTGTCTTTGAAGACCTCCCACCACTTGCCGAGTCGCTTGGGGGTGCGGCCGGGGAGGTGGGCGGCGATGGCCTTCCACTTGTTGCCGTAGCGGGACTGAAGGGAGACGAGGAGGGCCTGCTCGTCCGGGGTGAGGGAGCCCTTCTTAAGACCCGGGCGGAGGTAGTTCTTCCACCGCTCCTGGCACGACTTGGGGTCGCGGTGGAGCGCCCGCCCCATCCGCTCCGAAACCAACCCCCACTCCTTGGCCCCGTACTGCCTCACGTACGCCCGCAGCAGCGCGTCCTCCTCCGGCTGCCATCGCTGCCTCTCCTTCATCTCTTCcctcccttctcttcctctttcttccttaatAACATCCTCCTCGCCGAGGCTGCTGCTCCTGGTGGCGGTGACGAGGTCATTATCTTTAGCTACTATTCTTCTAAAAAGAATTATTGAATGAACGAACGAGTGTGGGCATGGAtggctctctctttttctttggcagaGGGGAAGGAGCGTGACAGAAGAGGTTGCGAAAAGACGGGACGGCGGGGAAATGGGCAGGGTTTGGACAAATCGATGAGGTGGAGATGGACGTGCGATGGTGCTGTCGGAGGgcccctttatatatatatatatatatatatatatatatatatatatatgaccaAGCCCAGATTGGGTACATGCAGGTTCGCACTCACTTTACCCTTTGCTAAGAAGCGAAGGCCCATCATCCTATATCctatagtttcttttttttttttctccctttccTTGTCTTTCTCATGTCACATGATTGGGCGTGGCATTAGCATTGAATGGATGGAGTGCTGTTCTCTTCTGTCTCCTTTATTACTGTTACGCTGCTCCTTTTTCCCCACACGcgcactttctctctctctctctctcgcgcgcgcgCGGGGATGGTCTTTAGCCTTTGCGGGCCTTGGAGGCACCGAGTGTTAGAAGGCGCGCTTTCTCCCTGCATCGGTGGCATTCCTTTGGTCTTATTATCGTGCAGAGCCTCGTTTAGCATCTGACGCGTAGACAGGACTGGGGCGGTTGTTCGTCCTCATGCGCGGTGGGGCGATGCCTGCATTCCCTCGGGGGAACGGCGTCAAAGGCCATCTAGGCGAGTTCCTCGCGCGTGGCCATCATAAAAACTTTAGGAAATGACATTCATGTAATTTGGCAGGTCAAGAGGACATGCATAAAATTTGATTTATGCTTAAAGATAAAAATGATAAAAGCGAcgatttgttattttttatttttttatatatttgtacCTATCATGTGTGATATATCCGTTTtagctattaaaaaaaaaaagaagtagttGGACCAATCAAGCCTGCTCTTGTTTTTATGGTCGAGTTACTTGTTAAATAATATGTCACAACAGTTCCACATatcttcaattaaattttgtttgcaGATGTGACAGCTGTACAGCATGTAAGaccctaagtttttttttttgggaccaCGGCGCCTTTTGTGTACTAAAATAATGATTTGTCGCCATATGAGGCTACAAATAAGAGATCTAATggaaacaaaaaattaaaagatggtCGATGACGACATAAAGCCTAAAATAGAATGCCTACAAATTCCCAGCTCTGAAGTCTCAAGGAAGGCCctgaaatttaattaaaaaataatacctGATATTTTTAGAACACTAACACAATATCTTaatatttcaatctaagaaaTAAAATTCGACATTTTACTACCTAGCTTAAACATATAATAGAACCTAGCTAAAATGTTAGTTATGACACACAAGCACTGTCATTTGTGTTCAGAAAAGCTAATTAATCCTCATCTCAATTTGAAAATAATCTCGCAATGTTGGCGCATGTTGAGAAACATTGATCTATCTTTTTAGAAAAAAGCTGACTCACAATAGGATACAGAGCTTATATAGTTGTACATTGAAAATACATAGATTCTTCAAATCATTTATGAGATTATTCAGCTTGTTGAATAGTttaataaatctattttataaaaaatattattttttttatttttttgtaaattttttataaatagtttCGGTAAACTTCATTTTTCTAATAAATGCCAGATGGCTTTACCTccctcttcattttttttaaaaaaagagagagagcattGTTATTTGTCTCTTCTATTCATGTAATGGTTGGAGACTAAATAGTGTGTTTATAATGTCCTTTGTTAGCCATTAATTAGaacaaattaattaataatgaacaataataattaaataattatgttaATCAATCAATCTTTCTGTGTATATATAAGAAacacttttaaaaaaattcatatgTATACATTTTGTTTTTTAGCGCCTATAATTGGATGACCGCTACCATTATCCGAACACATATAAAGGAGGGTCGGGTCCTCCAAAATTACTATGTCTATCATTATTTACACCTTCTAGAGCGCATACTGGAGACGAGGCTGTGTCATTGCCCGCCAGAGCTGCGTGGAGAGGCGGAGTGTGAGGGTCTCTGTAACCTGTGTGACTTGCCCAAAGGTAGAGGAGACCATTTTCCACGCCCTCATCGACTGCCCGCGGGCTAGATAGATATTTTGCTATGCTTTAGGCCAGTCAGATTAGTGACAGAGGTGGTCGTCTATCGAGAAGTTCCTGCGATTCCTGGAGACCTCGGCATGGGGATTTGTGTTTGAGGAGAAGGGGACACGTGCAGCTTATCTGGCCTACCAGTGTTGGCTGGATAGGAATGCCCGAGTCTTCAAAGGCGTCAACCCTCACCCCCATATGCAGACAGTTGAGATCACCGGCATTACAGAGGCATCACCTGAGttggctagggacatctggcCCCCATTCTGCTCATACAATGTCCAGGATAGTACTCGTTTTctgggtgcccccacccctCAGCTTCCTCAAAGAGAAACTTTGGCGGCAACATGAATAATGAGAGGAGATACAGTGGTGTGAGGTTCGCCATCCGAGATCATCCCACCAGATTAGTTGCGGCAGGGGGCCGCCAGACGTTTGACTCGTTAGTGGTGTGTGCCGAGCTTAGAGCAGCCTGGAAGGGCATCTACTATGCAAGGCGAACATTGGGTACGGACCGTATTATTTTTGAGGGCGATTCGGCCACGGTGGTTGAGTGGATCTGGGGATGGGGACGCACAGTTGAGGACCGGATATTAATCCATGAGATTCGCAGATTGATGGAGGAGTGCGACTCCCACCAGGTTTCACCCGTGCACAGGGAGGCCAACGGGACGATCGACTGGATGGCCTCCTATACGGCACACCACTCTGGTGGTTTCATCTAGGTGGACAATGGGTCTGTGCCAGGGCCATTAcatagtgttctatttttcgaTTTTGTTGGCCGCATTCACACCGGTAGTATGTGAACTGCCGTT is a genomic window of Phoenix dactylifera cultivar Barhee BC4 chromosome 4, palm_55x_up_171113_PBpolish2nd_filt_p, whole genome shotgun sequence containing:
- the LOC103708186 gene encoding protein rough sheath 2 homolog, translated to MKERQRWQPEEDALLRAYVRQYGAKEWGLVSERMGRALHRDPKSCQERWKNYLRPGLKKGSLTPDEQALLVSLQSRYGNKWKAIAAHLPGRTPKRLGKWWEVFKDKQLKAAAKASSEQPLHHGTTSAYEHILETFAEKHVLPPPSHLPPLPSLVLPNPLLFAPASSSSCSSSSPSSPSPPSLSLSLSRPEGWLLLLPALVQLCSEVEEGRRCWAQHRKEAAWRLSRLEQQMETEKARKMREKVEEVEAKIRRFREEEAAWLDRLEEEWRERLFAVRREAEAEEAEVAEAWTASHAKLAGLVEKMMLGGAGGLALGSPVAKDYLR